A single Streptomyces sannanensis DNA region contains:
- a CDS encoding sulfate adenylyltransferase subunit 1, which produces MTTTTIDTSATSLLRFATAGSVDDGKSTLVGRLLHDSKSVLADQLEAVETASRNRGQQAPDLALLTDGLRAEREQGITIDVAYRYFATPRRRFILADTPGHVQYTRNMVTGASTAELTIILVDARNGVVEQTRRHAAVAALLRVPHIVLAVNKMDLVDHAEPVFARIAEEFTAYATQLGLPEVTAIPISALNGDNVVEPSAHMDWYGGPTVLEHLETVPVGTDPSDAPARFPVQYVIRPQTAAHPDYRGYAGQIASGVLRVGDPVTVLPSGLTSTITGIDALGRAMDVAWAPQSVTLLLADDVDISRGDLITPTAAAPTTTQDVEATICHLHERPLKVGDRVLLKHTTRTVKAIVKALPYRIDLTHDLAHQDLPEELGVNDIGTVVLRISEPLPLDPYAVSRQTGSFLLIDPADGTTLTAGMAGEAFARNASAEGAAHGDGWDF; this is translated from the coding sequence ATGACCACCACCACCATCGACACCAGCGCCACCTCGCTGCTGCGTTTCGCCACCGCCGGTTCCGTCGACGACGGCAAGTCCACCCTGGTCGGGCGGCTGCTGCACGATTCGAAGTCCGTCCTGGCCGACCAGCTGGAGGCCGTGGAGACGGCATCCCGCAACCGGGGCCAGCAGGCCCCGGACCTGGCACTGCTCACCGACGGACTGCGCGCCGAACGGGAACAGGGCATCACCATCGATGTCGCCTACCGCTACTTCGCCACGCCCCGGCGCCGGTTCATCCTGGCCGACACCCCCGGGCATGTGCAGTACACCCGCAACATGGTCACCGGCGCCTCCACCGCCGAACTGACCATCATCCTGGTCGACGCCCGCAACGGCGTCGTCGAACAGACCCGCCGCCACGCCGCCGTCGCCGCCCTCCTGCGCGTCCCGCACATCGTGCTGGCCGTCAACAAGATGGACCTCGTCGACCACGCCGAGCCCGTCTTCGCGCGCATCGCCGAGGAGTTCACCGCCTACGCCACCCAACTCGGCTTGCCGGAGGTCACTGCGATCCCGATCTCCGCGCTGAACGGCGACAACGTGGTGGAGCCCTCCGCCCACATGGACTGGTACGGCGGCCCCACCGTGCTGGAACACCTGGAGACCGTGCCCGTCGGCACGGACCCCTCCGACGCCCCGGCCCGCTTCCCGGTCCAGTACGTCATCCGCCCGCAGACCGCCGCACACCCCGACTACCGCGGCTACGCCGGCCAGATCGCCTCCGGCGTGCTCCGCGTCGGCGACCCGGTGACCGTCCTGCCCTCGGGCCTGACCTCCACCATCACCGGCATCGACGCACTCGGCCGGGCCATGGACGTGGCCTGGGCCCCGCAGTCGGTGACCCTGCTGCTGGCCGACGACGTCGACATCTCCCGCGGCGACCTGATCACCCCCACGGCCGCCGCCCCGACGACCACCCAGGACGTCGAAGCCACCATCTGCCACCTGCACGAACGTCCGCTCAAGGTCGGCGACCGGGTGCTGCTCAAACACACCACCCGCACCGTCAAGGCGATCGTGAAGGCGCTCCCGTACAGGATCGACCTCACGCACGACCTGGCGCACCAGGACCTCCCCGAGGAACTGGGCGTCAACGACATCGGCACGGTGGTGCTGCGCATCTCCGAGCCGCTGCCGCTCGACCCGTACGCGGTGTCCCGGCAGACCGGTTCCTTCCTGCTGATCGATCCCGCGGACGGCACCACCCTCACCGCCGGTATGGCAGGCGAGGCGTTCGCCAGGAACGCCTCTGCCGAGGGCGCGGCCCACGGCGACGGGTGGGATTTCTGA
- the cysD gene encoding sulfate adenylyltransferase subunit CysD: protein MTTAPVTETTDNAPPASGRGYPQLSHLDVLESEAVHIFREVAGEFERPVILFSGGKDSIVMLHLALKAFAPAPVPFSLLHVDTGHNFPEVIDYRDRTVAAHGLRLHVASVQEYIDNGRLRERPDGTRNPLQTVPLTEKIAAERFDAVFGGGRRDEEKARAKERVFSLRDEFSQWDPRRQRPELWQLYNGRHAPGEHVRVFPLSNWTELDVWQYIAREKIELPRIYYAHEREVFRRNGMWLTAGEWDGPKEGETTETRLIRYRTVGDMSCTGAVDSDAATIEQVIAEIAASRLTERGATRADDKLSEAAMEDRKREGYF from the coding sequence GGTACCCCCAGCTGTCGCATCTGGACGTTCTGGAGTCCGAGGCGGTGCACATCTTCCGTGAGGTGGCGGGTGAGTTCGAGCGGCCGGTGATCCTGTTCTCCGGCGGCAAGGACTCCATCGTCATGCTGCACCTGGCGCTGAAGGCGTTCGCCCCGGCGCCGGTACCGTTCTCGCTGCTGCACGTGGACACCGGGCACAACTTCCCCGAGGTCATCGACTACCGCGACCGAACGGTCGCGGCGCACGGGCTGCGGCTGCATGTCGCCTCGGTGCAGGAGTACATCGACAACGGCCGGCTGCGTGAACGCCCCGACGGCACCCGCAACCCGCTGCAGACCGTGCCGCTGACCGAGAAGATCGCCGCCGAGCGGTTCGACGCGGTCTTCGGCGGGGGCCGCCGCGACGAGGAGAAGGCCCGCGCCAAGGAGCGGGTGTTCTCGCTGCGCGACGAGTTCTCCCAGTGGGACCCGCGCCGCCAGCGCCCCGAGCTGTGGCAGCTCTACAACGGCCGGCACGCCCCCGGCGAGCACGTCCGGGTCTTCCCGCTGTCGAACTGGACCGAGCTGGACGTGTGGCAGTACATCGCCCGCGAGAAGATCGAACTCCCTCGGATCTACTACGCACACGAGCGTGAGGTCTTCCGGCGCAACGGCATGTGGCTGACCGCCGGCGAGTGGGACGGCCCCAAGGAGGGCGAGACCACCGAGACCCGGCTCATCCGCTACCGCACGGTCGGCGACATGTCCTGCACCGGCGCCGTCGACTCCGACGCGGCCACGATCGAGCAGGTCATCGCCGAGATCGCCGCCTCCCGGCTCACCGAACGGGGCGCCACCCGCGCCGACGACAAGCTGTCCGAAGCCGCGATGGAAGACCGCAAGCGCGAGGGGTACTTCTAG